Genomic segment of Myxococcus stipitatus:
AGGCGCTGGGAGCAGGCGAGGAGGGGAGCGCTGGCTCCGCCGCGTGGGCTCGCGGGGCTGATAGCAAGGTCATCCCCAAGGCCAACCAGACCATCCACCGAATCATGTGTGCTCCTCTCGAGGAATGGGCCGCCGCGCGAAAAAGGGGTATCGCGGAGGTCTATGTCCCCGGGGCCTGTCCGGGATGGACCGGCCATGAGGGCAACCTGGGGTGAGCAGTGCCCGTCAGCAAAGCCCGACTCCGGTCCCGGATGGGAACCTCGAGTCGACACTTGCTCGTGACACAGGGAGGAGGTTTCAGCCTCCTCTCCGACCTTCGTCGCCGCACAAGAGACCCGGGTGGGATGTCTGTGATTGAGCTGTGATTGGGATTGCGCCCTCGGGGAGGGACGGCCGTGGGCTCAGGGCACGTAGGCGATGCAGTCAATCTCGACGAGCAGCCCGGTCTGCGGGAGCGCGTCCACCTGCACGGTGGTTCGCGCGGGGCGGTGTCCGGCGAACAGGCGCTCGTAGACCGCGTTCATCCGGGGGAAGTACGCCATGTTGGTCAGGAAGACGCCGCAGCGCAGGACGTGCTGGAGGCTGGAGCCCCCGGCCACGAGGATGCGCTCCAGGTTGCGCAGCACCTGCTCGGTCTGCGCCTCGATTCCCTCGGCCTGCAGGCCGGTGGCCGGGTCCGTGGCGGCCTGGCCGGAGACGAAGAGCAGCGAGTCCAGCTTCATGCCGGGAGAGTAGGGGCCCACGGGCTTGGGCAGGCCCTGGGCGGTGACGGGCTGATGGCGAGGGGTGGTCATGGGAGCGCGACGATGGCGCGGTTCTCCGCCCTCGGCATCTTTCGCGTCGCGGGCCGTGCCCGGCATGTGGGCCTCTGCGGGTTCGCCCGCCACTTCTCCACACGAGCCCCTCTCGTGGGTGGGCTTCTGGCGGGCGCGTCAAGAGGGACCTTGCGTCGGGCCGCGTGATACAGGCGAGCAAGGCCCGAGAGGGCGCTGGGCGGGGGGCACGTCGCATGTGTCGACCCCGCCGGTGTCCACGGGCCGGGGAGGGTGTCAGATGGCGTCGAGTCGCGTCTCGCGAAGCCTTGTCGTGCTGCTCTGCTGTGCCTGGAGTCTCGCGTGCGAGCAGAAGCAGGAGTTGCCGGCCTCGTCGGAGGCCGTGGCCCTGGCCCGGGCCTACTTTCCGGAGCTCGCCTCGCGGCGGGGGACCTCGAAGGTCTTCTCCGCCTCGGAGGTTCCCCTCACCGCCCAGGATGACCGCGCGCTCACGTCGCGGCTGGTGGGCGCGGGGACGCTGGAGCTGACCACGCGCGGGATGACCTTCCGCGTGGAGCAGTCGCCGGGCGTGGAGGACTCCGCGGCGCCAGTCCGGGAGGAGGCCGTGGCCTTCGCCGGTGAGCGGCACTTCTGGTTCCCGGTGGGCGACTTCGCGCAGGTGCGCCAGGGCTGGCGCGGCTCGCGCATCGAGGAGGCGTGGGTGGTGGATGGCTCCGAGCCCCTCCACCGCGCGGAGTACCACGTCACGCTGCCGCCCTGGGTGTCGCGGCTGCATGACGCGGGCGAGTACGTGGAGTTCCTCGACCTGGAGGGCCAGCCGGTCCTCCGGTTCCATCCCTCCGAGGTGCGCGATGCGAAGGGACAGGCGCGGCGGGGACGCGTGCTGCTGGCGGGGGTGAGCCGCTCCGCTCGGGCGAATGTGTTCGAGGCCCAGGGGCCTCGGGTGAGCCTCGTCACCGAGGTGTCCCTGGAGGGGCTCGCGGCGCCGATGGTGGTGGACCCGGGATGGTCGTCGACGGCGAGCATGGCGACCGCGCGCTCCCAGCACGCCGCGCTGCTTCAGGCGGATGGCTCCGTCCTGGTGGCGGGAGGCGTGAACAGCCTGGGCTTCGTCACCACCGCGGAGCGCTTCGACGTCGAGCGCGGCACCTGGGCTTCCGCTGGAAGCCCGGGCATCCGGGGCAACACCTCGATGGGGGTGAGGTTGCCCTCCGGCAGGTCGCTCTTCCTCATGGATGGCAGCCTGACGGGAGCGCTTCATGACGCCGCGACGAACACCTGGTCCGCCACGGGCCCGATGTCCGCCTCGCGCTCCGTGGGCACCGCCACGCTGCTGGCCTCGGGAGCGGTCCTCGTCGCGGGCGGCTCCAACCTCGCCACCGCGGAAGTCTACGACCCCGTGGCCAACACGTTCTCGCCCGTGGGCTCCCTGTCGGTGGTGCATCGTGGCCACGTCGCCGTGTTGTTGCGGGATGGGCGGGTGCTGCTGGTGAGCGGGACGAATGGCTCGAGCGTGGAGCTCTCGCAGGTGGAACTCTTCGACCCCAGCGCTGGGACCTGGACCCAGGCGGCGCCGCTGCTCGTCCCCAGGCACTACGCGACGGGGACGCTGCTCCCGGATGGCCGTGTGTTGCTGGCGGGGGGGTACGTGGGAGCGGGGGCCGTCACGACACACGCGGAGCTCTATGACCCCACGGCCAACACCTGGACCGCGACGGGGGCGCTCAACCACCGGCGCAACGGCCACACGGCCACGCTGCTCCCCAGCGGCAAGGTGTTGGTGTCGGGGGGCGTGGATGAAGGGCGCAATCCGCAGCCCATCTCGGAGCTGTATGACCCCGCGACGGGCACGTGGAGCCCTGTGGGGTCGTTGACCGTGGGGCGCGAGAACTCGACCGCGACCCTGCTGACCACGGGCCAGGTCCTGGTGACGGGTGGCCACAACCTCGCGGGGTCGTCGACCTTCTTCGCCACAGTGGATGTCTACGAGGCCTCCAGCGACCGCTGGTCGCCCGCGGGGAACCTGGCGGGGGGGCGGGGGGATGGGGCTTCCGTGTTGTTGCCCTCGGGTGAGGTCCTGCTCGCGGGTGGCGCGGAGGCGGGTGGCGCGGTTGCGACGGTGGAGCGGTACTCGCGCGCGAGCAACACCTGGGCGCCCTCGGCCTCGCTGGCGACGGCGCGGGCGCGGCCCACCTTGACCCTGTTGCCGTCGGGCCGGGTGCTGGCCGCTGGTGGCGGGGAGAGCGCGGCGCCGCTCGCATCGGCGGAGGAGTACGACGCGACGGCGAACGCGTGGACCCCGGTGGGGGCGATGACCGCCGCGCGCTTCGGACACTCCGCGACGTTGCTCGGCTCGGGCCGGGTGCTCGTGGTGGGGGGCTCCGGGACGAACGCGGCGGAGGTGTATGACCCCGCGACGCGGACCTGGAGCGCCGTCGCGGCGGCGTCCACGGTGCGGCTGGAGCACGCGGCCGTGCTGCTGAATGACGGACGTGTCCTGGTGGCGGGCGGACGGAACCCCGGGGGCGTGTTGGCGACGGCGGAGGTGTATGACCCGGTCGCCAATACCTGGGCGCCCGCGGCTTCGCTCGCGCAGGCGCGGGCCTCGTTCACGCTGACGTTGCTGCCGTCGGGGCGGGTGCTGGCGACTGCGGGCACGACGGGGGTGGGAGGGCTGGCCTCGGCGGAGGTGTATGACCCGGTCGCCAACGCGTGGACTCCGGCGGGCACCCTCGCCACCGCGCGCGCGTTCCACTCCGCGGTGTTGCTGCCCTCGGGCCGTGTGCTCGTCGCGGGCGGTGAGGGCACTCCGGGCACGTCCCTCACGTCGGCGGAGCTGTTCGACTCCACGACGCGCACGTGGAAGGCCGTCACGGCGCTCGCGGCGGCGCGGGCTCGCTTCGCGCTGGAGGTCCTCCCCTCGGGCGAGGTGCTCGCGGCGGGAGGTGAGGGCTCTGGAGGCGCCTGGCTGGCGAGCGCGGAGCTGTTCGAGGACACGGGCGCGCCGGTCGCCGCGCGTCCGGTGGTGGCGGGGCCCGATTCGGTGCCTCAGGGCTGCTCGGTGCGCGTCACGGGGACGCAGTTCCGCGGGGCCGAGGGTGGCAGCTCGGGCGACTACCGGGACTCGGCCGCGAACCTTCCGGTGGTGAGGGTGCGGACGGTGGAAGGGGACCGGCTCTGGGCGCTGTCGGGGGCGGAGATGTCCGCCACGGGGGTGACGGTGACGATTCCCACGAACATGCCGGTGGGGACACAGGTGCTCTCCGTCTTCACGAACGCGGTGAGCGGTGGCCGGATG
This window contains:
- a CDS encoding Rid family detoxifying hydrolase — protein: MTTPRHQPVTAQGLPKPVGPYSPGMKLDSLLFVSGQAATDPATGLQAEGIEAQTEQVLRNLERILVAGGSSLQHVLRCGVFLTNMAYFPRMNAVYERLFAGHRPARTTVQVDALPQTGLLVEIDCIAYVP
- a CDS encoding kelch repeat-containing protein — protein: MASSRVSRSLVVLLCCAWSLACEQKQELPASSEAVALARAYFPELASRRGTSKVFSASEVPLTAQDDRALTSRLVGAGTLELTTRGMTFRVEQSPGVEDSAAPVREEAVAFAGERHFWFPVGDFAQVRQGWRGSRIEEAWVVDGSEPLHRAEYHVTLPPWVSRLHDAGEYVEFLDLEGQPVLRFHPSEVRDAKGQARRGRVLLAGVSRSARANVFEAQGPRVSLVTEVSLEGLAAPMVVDPGWSSTASMATARSQHAALLQADGSVLVAGGVNSLGFVTTAERFDVERGTWASAGSPGIRGNTSMGVRLPSGRSLFLMDGSLTGALHDAATNTWSATGPMSASRSVGTATLLASGAVLVAGGSNLATAEVYDPVANTFSPVGSLSVVHRGHVAVLLRDGRVLLVSGTNGSSVELSQVELFDPSAGTWTQAAPLLVPRHYATGTLLPDGRVLLAGGYVGAGAVTTHAELYDPTANTWTATGALNHRRNGHTATLLPSGKVLVSGGVDEGRNPQPISELYDPATGTWSPVGSLTVGRENSTATLLTTGQVLVTGGHNLAGSSTFFATVDVYEASSDRWSPAGNLAGGRGDGASVLLPSGEVLLAGGAEAGGAVATVERYSRASNTWAPSASLATARARPTLTLLPSGRVLAAGGGESAAPLASAEEYDATANAWTPVGAMTAARFGHSATLLGSGRVLVVGGSGTNAAEVYDPATRTWSAVAAASTVRLEHAAVLLNDGRVLVAGGRNPGGVLATAEVYDPVANTWAPAASLAQARASFTLTLLPSGRVLATAGTTGVGGLASAEVYDPVANAWTPAGTLATARAFHSAVLLPSGRVLVAGGEGTPGTSLTSAELFDSTTRTWKAVTALAAARARFALEVLPSGEVLAAGGEGSGGAWLASAELFEDTGAPVAARPVVAGPDSVPQGCSVRVTGTQFRGAEGGSSGDYRDSAANLPVVRVRTVEGDRLWALSGAEMSATGVTVTIPTNMPVGTQVLSVFTNAVSGGRMLTVTPNTAPVARDLSVTTAFDAPVNITLEATDAEAGAPLSYVIVTPPTHGTLSGTPPAVTYTPNAGYSGPDSFTYRVRDCGLDSNLSTVSINVSTPNPPTITCPADVRVEATGSSGATVTYPPATATDDNPSNPAVTYSHPSGSTLPMGETVITATTQDADGNQVSCTFRVTVQDTTPPPLVCPENVRVIGDEGGGAVVTYTVPDSVDSISGPATVTATPASGTRFPAGQTRVVVTATDAAGNSARCEFDVVVQARVVSIAGGGCQSAGGGGLGWGAALVLAAWAGRRRGKARSLRSRVGMGTLAVALVSTSAVGQTVSSPLVAFDAERLRLSASATDSLMVDTGRVLSEGGYRLSLLAGYERGILILEGNDGSSRSILHYRTSAWLQGAWSPVDRLEVSARLPVIISQGGHGAGLYAGVSEPSSSGLGTPEVGARYSLMRREDGAPLSLAVGLDVGLPGGRASAFGRQEGWAGMQFSPRVSLGREVGMFALGASVGARVRSKEVEPGRDVGTELEQSVVVATRGKGLRGELALQVAESLVHPDVAVELLGGVRLPIGSGFELNALAGHGFTDIPGTPSWRVGAGIAWAHEPEQKPDSDSDGDSVPDKKDKCPREAGVPENDGCPDRDSDGDGVVDREDRCPNEAGSAETQGCPEPDEDGDGVPDAKDRCPKEKGTAENQGCPAVKDTDGDGVPDEEDKCPSEKGTTENQGCPAVKDTDGDGVPDGEDQCPKEKGTAENQGCPAVKDTDGDGVPDDQDPCPKDKGTVESKGCPEPVKQPVPEEKLSLSGRRVTFPVGLSAIEGEGARVLDEVVEMLKSRPDVAIRIEGHTDNTGPETLNRELSQSRAEAVRSYLIQRGINGSRLEARGYGPSRPVASNDTPEGRSENRRVDFVIKR